From Gouania willdenowi chromosome 18, fGouWil2.1, whole genome shotgun sequence, one genomic window encodes:
- the LOC114480793 gene encoding GTPase IMAP family member 7-like, which yields MRIVLLGKAGSGKSSLANTILGETKFDVHHYNDSRTILSQSETKVVHGRSLTLIDTPGLFGMRRSKEEVRSCLTECSPGPHVFLMVFKLKKFTEQEKAIIPQICEDFSADVLKYSIVVFTRGDKLKEETTIEDFIADSEDLKDLVMKCRGRCHVFDNKYWQNNPRNEYRSNQFQLEQLLKSIDQIMLDNNYTNDRLREIEKEIRQEEANIRQSSGGLTKEEVRKQAKDIVGRRQTKPANPWYNEIVLGSLVLGGAVAVTLAALRNLE from the coding sequence ATGAGGATCGTCCTCCTTGGAAAAGCTGGATCAGGGAAAAGCAGCCTGGCCAACACCATATTGGGAGAAACCAAATTTGACGTCCACCATTACAATGACTCCAGAACCATCTTATCTCAAAGTGAAACCAAAGTCGTTCATGGAAGAAGCCTCACTTTGATCGACACGCCTGGGTTGTTTGGCATGAGAAGATCAAAGGAGGAAGTGAGGTCCTGTCTGACAGAGTGTTCTCCTGGTCCTCACGTCTTCCTCATGGTCTTCAAACTTAAAAAGTtcactgagcaggagaaggccATCATCCCACAGATCTGTGAGGATTTCTCTGCAGATGTCCTGAAATACTCCATAGTGGTCTTCACTCGAGGTGACAAGCTTAAGGAGGAGACAACAATTGAAGATTTTATCGCTGACAGTGAAGATCTTAAAGATCTGGTGATGAAGTGCAGAGGCCGATGTCACGTATTTGATAACAAATACTGGCAAAACAACCCGAGGAACGAGTACCGAAGCAACCAGTTTCAACTGGAGCAGCTGCTGAAGAGCATCGACCAGATAATGCTGGACAACAACTACACTAACGACAGGCTCAGAGAAATAGAGAAGGAGATCAGACAAGAGGAAGCAAACATCAGACAGTCTTCAGGAGGCTTAACAAAAGAGGAAGTCAGAAAACAGGCAAAAGATATAGTCGGTAGGAGGCAGACGAAACCCGCAAATCCGTGGTACAATGAAATCGTCTTAGGCAGTTTAGTTCTTGGTGGTGCAGTTGCAGTTACACTAGCTGCTCTTCGGAACCTAGAATGA
- the LOC114480792 gene encoding GTPase IMAP family member 8-like, translating to MDIPKPMRMVLLGKAGSGKSSLANTILGESIFDVNHYDDSRTILSQSETKVVHGRSLTLIDTPGLFGMRRSKEEVLISLRSCLTECSPGPHIFLLVFKIEKFTEQEKAIVTQICRDFSADVLKHSIVVFTRGDQLREETTIEDFIADSEDLIDLVKKCGGRCHVFDNKYWQNNPKNEYRSRQIEQEEENIRQSSEGLPKEEVRKQAKEIVFNRLKKPPNQDEFKKKKVRRHTNTHQQSLNTLHHNMDKTSQMNRQGTRGQQEAARVPNPMRIVLLGKAGSGKSSLANTILGEAKFDVHHYNDSRTILSQSETKVVHGRSLTLIDTPGLFCMRRSKEEVRTSLLSCQTECSPGPHVFLMVFKVEKFTEQEKAIVTQICKDFSADVLKYSIVVFTRGDQLREETKIEDFIADSEDLKYLVWKCRGRCHVFDNKYWQNNSRNEYRSNQFQLEQLLKSINQIKVENNGSFYTNDKLRDIERQIEQEEANIRQSSEGLPKEEVRKQAKEIVFIRLKKPPKQWYENNYFLTLVLGTVTVLLFGIYYS from the exons ATGGACA tACCTAAACCAATGAGGATGGTCCTCCTTGGAAAAGCTGGATCAGGGAAAAGCAGCCTGGCCAACACCATATTGGGAGAATCCATATTTGACGTCAACCATTACGATGACTCCAGAACCATCTTATCTCAAAGTGAAACCAAAGTCGTTCATGGAAGAAGCCTCACTTTGATCGACACGCCTGGGTTGTTTGGCATGAGAAGATCAAAGGAGGAAGTGCTGATCTCTCTACGCAGCTGTCTGACCGAGTGTTCTCCTGGACCTCACATCTTCCTCTTGGTCTTCAAAATTGAGAAGTtcactgagcaggagaaggccATTGTCACACAGATCTGTAGGGATTTCTCTGCAGATGTCCTGAAACACTCCATAGTGGTCTTCACTAGAGGTGACCAGCTTAGGGAGGAGACGACAATTGAAGATTTTATCGCTGACAGTGAAGATCTAATAGATCTGGTGAAAAAGTGCGGAGGCCGATGTCACGTATTTGATAACAAATACTGGCAAAACAACCCAAAGAACGAGTACCGAAGCAGGCAGATCGAACAAGAGGAGGAGAACATCAGACAGTCTTCAGAAGGCTTACCAAAAGAGGAAGTCAGAAAACAGGCAAAGGAAATAGTCTTTAACAGGCTGAAGAAACCCCCAAACCA AGACGAgtttaagaagaagaaagtaagaagacacacaaacacacaccagcAGAGCCTGAACACACTTCATCACAACATGGACA AGACAAGTCAGATGAACAGACAAGGAACAAGAGGCCAGCAGGAGGCAGCGAGAG TACCTAACCCAATGCGGATCGTCCTCCTTGGAAAAGCTGGATCAGGGAAAAGCAGCCTGGCCAACACCATATTGGGAGAAGCCAAATTTGACGTCCACCATTACAATGACTCCAGAACCATCTTATCTCAAAGTGAAACCAAAGTCGTTCATGGAAGAAGCCTCACTTTGATCGACACGCCTGGGTTGTTTTGCATGAGAAGATCAAAGGAGGAAGTGAGGACCTCTCTCCTCAGCTGTCAGACCGAGTGTTCTCCTGGACCTCACGTCTTCCTCATGGTCTTCAAAGTTGAGAAGTtcactgagcaggagaaggccATTGTCACACAGATCTGTAAGGATTTCTCTGCAGATGTCCTGAAATACTCCATAGTGGTCTTCACTAGAGGTGACCAGCTTAGGGAGGAGACGAAAATTGAAGATTTTATTGCTGACAGTGAAGATCTTAAATATCTGGTGTGGAAGTGCAGAGGCCGATGTCACGTCTTTGATAACAAATACTGGCAAAACAACTCGAGGAACGAGTACCGAAGCAACCAGTTTCAACTGGAGCAGCTGCTGAAGAGCATCAATCAGATAAAGGTGGAGAATAATGGAAGCTTCTACACCAACGACAAGCTCAGAGACATAGAGAGGCAGATCGAACAAGAGGAGGCGAACATCAGACAGTCTTCAGAAGGCTTACCAAAAGAGGAAGTCAGAAAACAGGCAAAGGAAATAGTCTTTATCAGGCTGAAGAAACCCCCAAAGCAGTGGTACGAAAACAATTACTTTCTAACATTAGTACTTGGCACAGTaactgtgttgttgtttggtatCTACTATTCATGA
- the LOC114480045 gene encoding GTPase IMAP family member 7-like, whose protein sequence is MAATPVRILIVGKTGVGKSSLANTMFGETVFTVDHTANAATAGCRSAVKNIDGTDFKIIDSVGFFDRQRSENKLRSEMVRCFVESSPGPHAFLILLKKENFTSQEDDIIAKIQETFTEEVFNHAILVFTRGDDLQPNETIKDFVQTNQDLRGLYNKCGRRCFVVDNRYWNNNPDHPYRNNQVQATQLLNKVKHMAELNPGRHYTNPALEEVERRRQELVNNGIPWDQANTIIMNFLITAAGITTGILVGALLGVPRMVLFVINLLTKMKPEEATVVIKAASVIPLAYVVGGAVVVGATGAAYGAYRGFQEGQSADSIYEAGANTASALYDETREQFNTLADTVRGMHKN, encoded by the coding sequence CAACTCCTGTGAGGATTCTCATTGTGGGAAAAACTGGAGTGGGGAAAAGCAGCCTGGCCAATACTATGTTTGGAGAGACTGTGTTTACAGTAGATCACACGGCAAACGCAGCAACGGCAGGATGTAGATCAGCAGTCAAGAATATTGACGGAACCGACTTCAAAATAATAGACAGCGTTGGTTTTTTTGACAGACAAAGATCTGAAAATAAGCTCAGAAGTGAGATGGTAAGATGCTTCGTGGAGAGTTCTCCTGGACCTCATGCTTTCCTGATTTTACTGAAAAAGGAAAACTTCACATCGCAGGAGGACGACATAATAGCAAAGATCCAGGAGACGTTTACTGAGGAGGTTTTCAATCATGCCATTCTTGTCTTCACTCGTGGTGATGACCTTCAGCCCAACGAGACCATCAAGGACTTTGTACAAACCAATCAAGATTTGCGTGGTCTCTACAATAAATGTGGCCGTCGCTGCTTTGTGGTAGATAATAGATACTGGAACAACAACCCTGACCACCCATACAGAAACAACCAGGTTCAGGCGACACAGCTGCTCAACAAAGTCAAACACATGGCGGAACTAAACCCTGGACGACACTACACCAACCCAGCGCTGGAAGAAGTGGAAAGAAGAAGGCAAGAGCTTGTGAATAATGGGATACCCTGGGACCAGGCAAACACCATCATTATGAACTTTCTTATAACGGCAGCCGGAATCACCACTGGAATCCTGGTGGGAGCTCTCCTTGGTGTCCCAAGGATGGTTTTGTTTGTCATCAATTTATTGACTAAAATGAAACCTGAGGAAGCAACAGTCGTTATCAAGGCAGCATCAGTTATTCCACTTGCTTACGTAGTCGGAGGTGCTGTAGTTGTTGGAGCTACTGGAGCTGCTTATGGCGCCTACCGGGGCTTTCAGGAAGGTCAAAGTGCAGACTCCATCTACGAGGCTGGAGCAAACACAGCCTCAGCTCTCTATGATGAAACTCGAGAGCAGTTTAACACTTTGGCAGATACCGTGAGGGGAATGCACAAAAACTAG